Below is a window of Populus alba chromosome 2, ASM523922v2, whole genome shotgun sequence DNA.
ttacCTGATGGGTTCTTTTGCAGAATCCTCATAACTTCTTTTTTAGATTACCTTTTCTCCTCTGCTACCTTGCAACTATATATCActatcttctttcctttctgCTGTTTCAACTCTTGTATGTTATGGATTCTGGTAATAGTGGTAGTATGCAATCGTCTAGTGGTGGTGATGAAGAGTATGACTCCAGGCCAGAGTCACTCCCAGCTTTCTTGAATCCTTCTACCCACAACTTTGGTCCTTCTCTGCTTTCTCACCAACAACCGGTCACTTTGTTTGATCCTACACCGAGTCTTTTCCACGCTTTCTCTCAATCTCAACCAAACCCAATTATGGTTCAGTCACGAGGCCTGAGATCCGACCCGAATTGCACTGATCTTGGTATCAACTTACCAGACTCATTATCATCAAGTCAGTCAGCGGTTTTGGGTGTTCAAGGATCAAGTCAAGCTCTACCTTCCTCTAAGCAATTGCGATCGGTTCATGACGATGGAGGACGCTCTTCTTCACCGTCTCATGACCAGACACATGGGATAGCAAGAAACCCCAAGAAGAGAACAAGGGCATCAAGAAGGGCACCCACTACAGTTCTCACGACAGACACGTCCAATTTCAGACAAATGGTGCAAGAGTTCACAGGGATCCCAGCACCACCATTTTCAGGCTCACCGTTTACTCGAAGGCTCGATCTTTTTGGCCCTGGGTCGGGTTTGAGGTCTGGTCATCTGGAACCACTCTACCCCCTACGTCCCACAGCTCAAAAGGTTCATCATCAGCAAACCccatttttatcttcttcttttccttcactTCTTAACAATAATATTGTTCATACCACTAATATTGCTAGTACTAGTACTCCCGCTAACAATAACAATACTATTTCCACAGCCGCAACTAGTACTTTCAATCCCAGTTCAGTAAACTACCAACTGCCTGATGATATAGGCCTACACAAACAAACTCGAAATCTGCTAAACATGCAAAATCAAATGCTTTCAATTCACCCCCTTCTACAcccccctcctcctcctcctcaacaATTACCTAATGTGCCTGGTTTGGGTGTAAATTCTAGAGCAAGTTTGCCTCTACCTTCCCTTGAGGAATTGGGTATGGGCCATGGATATGTTAATGCAAACCTTAGTGGGCTAACAAGTCATGTAACAACAGAAGAGATGAGATTATCGAATGATGGGAGTCATCATAACTTGAGGTCATTGAATGGGAATTATGGTAATATGCAACGTGTTAATAGCTGTAAGTTGAATTACTCGTCAGCTTCATCAGATTTTCACCATGAAAAGGGTTTAGAGAATGTTTCTTCAAGAGGTACAGAGGGTACAGTTGATTCATGGATCTGTCCTTCAGAGTTCAGAGTGGGAGATCATTAACCAAGATTCGCTCCATAATTAAGGGAGTACAAGGTAGATCATGAAGAAGGTTTGCTGCAGGCAGCTGATTGTCATGTGCAGATGGTGGTGGTACTGTTCACTGTGATTTTGGTAGAGACGATATAATTCTGTTATTGACCTCGGTTCCCGACACTTTGGCTAGATTGCAgcatatatctttcttttttctctcctttttcaataaataatttataattttaggaGTATCAAATTACGAGATATTACGCTTTAAATTATGTGTAGATATGTTCATATGTTCCTTCTTTATATTTGtcattatatatattactatGCATGATTCGGTTTCCAactgttatttttcttcttcgagCTAGCTAGTTCGAAGTAATCCAGTTCTAGTTGATTGCTTTACACTTTAAATCTTCATCTAGTACTTTACCGGATACCATCATGTAATCCCATAACACAGCACACAAAATTGTCTTCCTCGTACATTATCCACCGGAGGAAAATAAATAGGTCGGTGGCGCCGCGTTAACGAAGAAGATCTTGTCTGCTTAGAAAGATTTTTTGCTATCGAGTGGtccaattcttgtttttcttgaacACTGGTTAGCATACATCCTGCGATGTCCCAGTACCGTTGAGGTGCAGGacaaaacaacaatttttattatggGATGCGAACAAGCCTATCATTTTTTACTTGTTATCTTCTTCAACAACGATCTATTTTTGTACACGCAGTGCCCTTTTTAACTGTCTttgtgtttttatgattttccaATTTAATATTGTGATATGATCTCTTACATGGTTCATCGTATAATTCATGGTATATATGTAGGTCTCTTCTAGGATAATAGTTCATTTTACTCTCGGTTATGGTACTATAGggaataatataatacaatatagaGTGATTGGTGGCAAAGATTGGGGGAATCCTTACCTGCCGCAATCATAAACTAGAAGTTAAAAAATCCATCCCCATTACATCCTTATCCATGATATTATGATTCTCaagttttaattcatttatattcttgaaaaaaaaaaaaaagtatatatcgATGATGCTCCAGTATAAATCTCATATAACTCTAAATCCACGACTTTTAAGCGGCCACTGGTTCTACTTATTCAAGCAGTTTGTGGTATAATTGATGACAGTCTGTGGTAATTAAATAGATGCAGTTTGTGGTATAATCGATGACTTAATAATAAGATGAGGTTCCTGCCATTAAAGTCAATGATAATTCCAGTCCTTGCTtttgttgattggttgtcctaaggtttccttctcttttttcttggtACATCTCCTTGATTTTCTTGAGTTGTAGGTCTTCATGGAAGAGACCACGGGGGGGTTTACAgctgaaataataaatttatgattataCAATTAATTACATGGGCATAAACAGAAGCGGGAGAAGAGAGAGATCTTgatgaaagaaagaaggaacaTAAAATCTATCGTGATGAATCACTTTGATAGCCATACGAGATGATTAACCGTAAGAATTAGGGAAAGTAATAGCAAAAGGCTAGGAAAATTATCAAACCAGTGCAGAAACATAATTATGATAGAGTTTTTGGGAAACAAAATAGCAGAGAGCTGTTACTTGATTAGCTATGATATAAACAAGCAATTTGCAGGATGAGGACATGTTTTGGAGAGGAGTGGTGACATGTGACATTTTCTCTTTTGGAATCATGGTGGCCCAGGCCAGAGAATAATATGGTTTTTAGCAATGATGATTGTTTCTCTCTAATCCGTCTACCTCTCTCGCTCCTCCCTCAGCTCCCAGTCTCCCTCAGGGGTCATGTGAAAGCGACTGATCTCTACGTTTTGAACTGAAAAGGTGAGTGCAAGTGCAGACTCTCTCACTCTCTCGATTTCGAGCCATCCCCAGAAATTTGAAACCTTTCTTTCTGATCTCCATAGTCCCCGCGAGAGAGCATGCATCCATGGAGCATCTGCGATAGATCATGAATTAATGTTATGTGTGGTAGAATGAATATATTCCTCAACTcagctaattaaaataaactgaCTTAGCACTGAGGGCCTTGGCTTGGTGGTGGGAGGAGCTTCTCTCCTTCTGCTGCTCATGAGTTCGAGTCCTCGTGTGCATGCTTGTCATTCTCGCGGTGCCTTATATGTTCGCTGGGTTTGCAGAGTGTTCAGTGGACCGTGAGATTAATCGTGGTGcacgtaagctggcccggacacccacgtaaatcaaaaaaataataataataaactgacttattttaaaataagatatattaaacatgtttattaaattgtattaaaatcaataattgaataaaaaaatatgctcgtttttattaaaagaatttatttgatatatctaaattttatttttagacttTCGTCTTATTTATCTTtcacataaatatattcattataCATCTAATATCGCAATGATACTACCTAGTTAATTACCCTCGCGAATCAAGACAACACGATCAGATTTAAGcagtttcttaattaattatcctTTTTCAAGTCGTGGTATTATTGGCAtctttatcacttgattcttttAGTTGTTTCACCAGCCTCACGCGCTACTTAGCAAGGCAAggctattttttaaatgtaaaaaattatactcAGATTTAAAATGaggtaaaaaattatataaaaaattagaaattcaaaaaataaagactagattaaagaatataatatttaataaactaaaattcgagtataaaactaaaaataaataaaatttattaaaaaatcaagataaaaaaaaataaaaaaaataaaattaaaatatcaacaacTAATAGCTCTTGTAATTTTGAAGAATAGCTGGTTCgaattatatgaatataatttttaaaaatatttttaaaacgcagaAAAAAATAGCTCTGAACTCGTGACTCAGACTGGTACTGCTGCTACGGTATTACACCTTGACCTTGGCctcaaaattaatgataaatgttGCTGACTCCTTTGACAATTGTTCTGTTTGGAGACTGGACTCGGTTAACCACATGGGGAACCAGAATGCGAGCAGACCGTTGCCCCATTAATTCAgagttagggaaaaaaaaaaaaagtgtactaaacaaaatatttttttaggaaatttaAAAGTGGTCATaggatttttctttgttttatatctttgttattttttttttatttttctttttcttaacaaattttaataaattagttattaatttGGGTATAAAAAGCTCCAATAGcaaaaaacattgtttgaagatgaaaatataaaatttttggcTATTATGGATTGTTCCAATATTTTATCTACACGTTTAACATGTGTCGTAATTTCTTGTATaggtgacaaaaaaaaaaataaggctaTGGTAACCATGTAGATTGTTTGACGTTAACtctaaataaatcatttattattatggTAAGTTTTGTGatgtaatatataattaattgccTTGTATATAATGCAAtggtttaatatatatttttatgtttgattatgcagttttttaaattttaatataatagatGATTACATACAATTATATTGACTCATCATATTGCAaacattacattaaaaaaaagttgtgtaaTTAATTATTACATGATTTCAAGCAATCggatttaattgtaaaaaaagttataagagctgaaatttaattcttataaatATGAGGATCGaagaatttttaaatgaaaatgaatttgcaaataaaataaaaatatagaaactaaaatgtcttaaaaaaattcacaagaactaaaataaaactttatcaGATATCTATTACGctccattatatttttttatactgtaCGTTTTTTCATATTGTGGTagtataaatcattttaaatatatatttatagaaataCAGATTTTTAAAGGGCTTTTCCGCTCGTTACGTTGTTTCAAGGAGATTTTGGTAGGAGTGcttcttttcctattttttccaGGATGATTTtgctctccctctctctccctgtGCATAAAAGTGCACAGAAATTCATGTGGTTCGTGCAGACATGGAGTCATGGAGACATTGTATTGTCTGCCTAGGCAGGTCTTATGTGATTTTCATCAACCCCACATGTCCCACACCacattcttttctctctttctcttggaCAGGCTGTGTTTGATTTTTAGATCCAAACgcgttttttagatttttttaaaaattatttttattaattttttcatcatattttaaaatattgatgttaaaataataaaaataaaaaattattattttaatatatttttaaataaaaaaacattttaataaataacaattcaGTTATTCTTCATCAAGAAGTTATAAACTAGATTATTGACTTATGCACACAGTCATTCATGTGGGTTAGGTTTTTCTTGAatgtaacaaaaaagaaaagtagatattgctaattttttttaatgaaaaaaataaatcatgtggggGTTAACTCGATGTGATCATGTTGATTTTGCAGGTCCAAAAACAACCAGGACAACCTATAAAAACATAACTTGACTCGAGATTTTTTTcaagatgatatctttttttaacattaagataacaatatattagattgacAAAGATAAACTTAGAAACCAATTTCTTCTCTATCTCAAATCTGAATCTTTAGgcacttttaagaaaaaaaacacttaagtcAAACTCCCCTTAtcatatatgaaattatttgaaacaaaaatctaatGTTTTAATTGTTGGAATTATTGAAATGACATCTTTCTCTTTCTAAGCTAGATTATGACAATTTTTTCTCTCACCCATTTCAGGAATGAAAGCTTATGAAAATAAAGTTCAGtaccaaaatgattttttttcaaacttcaaATGACCGGTCAccttatagtaaaaaaaaaaataggaacaaAAATAtacttcataaataaatttgcacACGTCACCCATGTTTTGAACTTCAATCCTTTGTCTTTTGATCCAACCCTcacaaaaaaaatgcatttgggctttaatttggacaaaaaaaatgttaaactgtgctaaaaaaaaaattaggatcaaattgaatttttttaaaaaactacaccattataatccacaataaaatatgaaatgatgaacaaaaaaatcatgtagaGTAAAAAcaccacatgatttagctttatatatttaatgaatGGACAACATCATTCCACCTATTCACGAATACAactaaataacaatacaacccCAAAAGATGTAGTTTAACTGGTAAATCTCTAAGTTTGTTCTTTATAGTTTACTAGTTTAAATTTCACAAACTTTAAAGccactaaaaattatattatcattaatcTTAGGACCTATGAAATTAATCAATGTATATATAAACCAACTCGGATACcagcattaattaaaaaaaaaaaaccagagaacattattattttattcattctGAACTGGATGCCCTACAAATTAACTTGACCGAATTTGAAATTCGTTTCAACAATATTCTTATCCGTATCACAATAATTCaacattgttattttaaaaaattaatcaatggtATCGTACACAATTCATCTACTTTTTGTATATGTGTTTGCTGCAGGTGTGATAGTCTTATGATATTTGTTATTTACTGCAGAgtaaaaatatatcttgaaCCATATCGCCCTTATTTTATGCAATGGTATGCATGTGAAAGcagttgtttgtgtttttttttttttttaatgttagaaatctacttttttaataaagaagaGATATTTAGTATAAATTAAACTGTAACTCACTTACTTGAGtagctatttaaaaaagtaGAACAATGACCTTGTAACATCTAAAGTTCTAATTGTGCAATCAGTCAACTACTCAAGCAATTTTATATCCCTGCAAATTAATTGCTTTTACCAATAATCataacatttataattattgTGCTTGTTATTAAAAGAGAAATGTAAATGGCGCCCATTCTTCTGCACTCGAAGGCAAAGGACTCGtacttctttaaaaaatgttttagagaAACCAACTAgaagtgaaatttttttaaaaaataatgagtttatatatatatatatatcaatttttttaatgtctttttttctaATAGGGAGGtgtgtaaaataatttaaataatttttttattaaaaataaataagaaaagtaAATGAGTTGATCCAATAACCTAGCAAGTCAAGCCTATTAAGTTGCTTTAATGAAAGACAAAAACTATATTGTTCtaatttatcttatatatttatttatatatatcttgactaattaaatttaaattgagttATATTAGGTTGATTAAGTCCATTAAACactaataaaacataatttaatcaattatttagttgatataatttcaaattcacTTCAAATCAAATCCCGAGTAACCAAGTCTATTTTAATAGCacagcttatatatatatatatatataaaaaaaaaaaaaaaacattgcaactTATATACCATTGTGTGAGTATTAGACGtgctagtttttcaaaaaagaaaaattgtgcAGTTCTAttttcaggggaaaaaaaactccGGCATATCACCAATCTAGATGTTTGAAGGATAAAGTGACGGGACATTTTCTGACAGTGACTGACGCAAAAGACAACGTCAGCGCCAGCTCATGCCTACGAAGAACCAAAGAGTGACGCGTCACACGGGCTCCCGAGACCCGCAAGAGGCGAGAATCTAGGATAACGACACACGTGTAGGATTTGATAGGAATCCGTTGTGGGCCATTTGATTTCGATCTGCTCATTGTGATGCGGGCTCCACCGGGCCAAGTGGTGGCCGTGGTTTCCATAAAAGCTGTACGAAGGCAAATGATATTCTCTTTTTTCATCTCTAGTCCCCAAGGAGATCATATGATTTGATCGTGACATCTATTAAGCGTGGGTCCCTTCCCCCTCCTGCTTTAGCCTTAGGTTCATTACTTATTTACGggaaaattatctcaatttatCATTGTATCTTAGATTCTTAAGTTTTTAATACGTGGCtactcaatttctttttctgaatACAACAACTATGTTCTCCGGTAATCAATATACGTGGATACTCTCATCTGTGTAAATCTTCGTAATAATCAGCCCAGCAAGTTGCCCGTAAAACACTTTCTTTCATTTAGCCTCTCTGAATCAACTCAAAACTCTCTTCCTAAAAGCCTGATCTTCATAACACTATCAATCGAATTGTCAGAGGCTCAAAAGGCCCAGCATCACTCAGTAcagaaaaaatatacaaatctccgaagaattaattaaatatactaaaacgtCTTGAACAATGTAAAATGCTTTTAGCACTCAGAAATACACTTTAATCctctaatttataaaattaaatcttttcggtcttttatatttttctaaattcaattttgatacataacttcatttatattatttttaaatccctagctttttaaaaaaatataatttttttccggattctaacataaaataataaagttctTCCTTGATTTTTCAGTGATCACTATAGTAGCTGGATTCTAAATAAACACGTGACATGTTATCTGCTTCAGAATGGAATGTATTATCTAGAAAGGTTATAAATAGTGATTGGAATAGATCTTCATTATCCGTCCAAATATATTATAGTTAATTTATTTGTGGACAACTTATATTACacatttcaattattattattatttttttaatattattggatTTATCTCGAATATAGTTATATCCTTTCTTTTCAAACCCCACCTCTCCATACAATCCCACTTGTCAGACACCTTGAAAATGCAAATCCATTCGCTTTATGAACAGGTTGCTATAACAAATcccaaaaaaatgaagagacgGTGACTTAAGTTCCGGTGAATTTAGCAGGGATCATGGAGAGAGCAGATGGGTCATTGCTGCCTGGTGTTTATAAAAGAAGTAGGTTCTACCTTGCGCAAGGACCCGACTGGACTTGGGTCCTTGACCCTGTTTAGTCGTCATCTTGTTATCCTATAGCTGCTTATTTAGCTGTAAGGCATCACCGTGCCCGTGTCGGAGTTCCTGGTGCCTTTCTTTGGGCTGCTGCTACTTTTCACGTTGCCTTAATTCAGCACCACTGATATTGGATGGAGCACtggatttttttagattcttttgtCAAGCCTAATGCCTTGCTCTGTCtgattaattaaacattttgctttttatttgatCTATGGAAATAAGAGAAGATTACAAACCTAAGAAGTCACCAGATTTTAACAGGTACAAGGAGCACGCCCTGGACACCTCAAGTCGTCTGAAGTGCTGAATTTATAACTCTACAAGCAATAAGAAGGTTGCCTGTcacctgaaattttttttatacatggaAATCACAATAGGCTGTTAAGATTGTGAAATATGTGTAATCGCAGAAAGAAAATCTTTGCGCATGAAGCTTGAAGTGCCCAAATCCAAAATAATcggaaaatatttaaaatacttcCGGTTCATGTGTTTGAGATTTCTTAAGTAATTCTTGTTAGGTAATTATCAAGAAAAGTACAGTAGTCCTTACCATACCAGCTGACTGTGTGCCTTTTCAAGTCATTCAGCTTTTCTCAAACCGGTGGCCATATCTGGAGCTTTGAAGGGCATTGGCCTCGATATTGTTGCACCTGCAACCCAGTCCCTCGTTGCTGATTCAACTGATGATAGCAATCGTGGTACGGCCTTTGGATGGCTACAACTAACACCCAACTTTGGTTCCATTACTGGTGGATTCTGTTCAGTGTTGATAGCTCCGGCAACTTTCATGGTAATCCCAGGGTGGAGGGTTGCATTCGACATTGCCGGCATAATTAGTGTTTATAGTGGGTGTGCTCGTTTTATTTTTTGCCAATGATCCACACTTTTCAGATGCTGATAGGAGAGCTAGCATTCAAGATTCAAGTAAATCCTAATGAACAGAGGTGCAGGACCTGTTCCATGAAGCCGAGTGAGTTATTAAGACTCCCATCTTTCCAGATTATGTGTCTCAGGGTGTCACCGATTTATTCCCTTGGTCAGCTATGGCATCCACACCTGTGTTGTTAGAGCTTACTGGTTTCTCTCATGAGAAAACTCTTTCCTCATGGCGTTGTTTGTCATTGCTGGTTTCTTTGGGAGCTTGGTTGGAAGAAAAATGGGGGATTTCCTTTCTGCACGTGACCCAGATCCTGGGACTGGGAGGATAGTTCTAGCGCAAATAATCTCTGCACCTGCCGTCATTCtggtattttctttcttctccctttttcttATTTCCATCCGCAGCAATAAATATGCTCAATTTTAATGTACGTTAATCTAATAAAACTATCgtatcaaatattttgatttacttatatttcttaattttttattttttttaatttttattaacaatttttatcaatttaatttatttagataattataaaaattttctatttacattttaaattttttatataaaaaatatatatatacaacccAAAGAGTCAAATAACTAGTAATCTAACTAACGCTCTTCAACTTTAAAAGAGTGGAAAGTTTATTGCACTCTGTCCTAATGAAAGGCCCAAGAAAGGCCCAGTAGCGTTAAATGACGCGAGATTTAACATAACGAATATTCAATTATTCATTAATTAggtttccaattgaaaaaaaaaaaattgtcaatcatttaaaatcaaaacagcaTAAGGAGTTTTTTAgaaaggaaaatattatttcattatcaCCAAATGTAGTGTAGACGACAAGGCTATTTTCACATTTCaatcatgaaaaatacaataattataTTACGATAGTTtttggtattataataatatttgtttttataagtatttttatttaaaaatacattaaaataatatattttttatttttaaaatttatttttgatatcacaatcaaaatgatataaaaacataaaaaaataaaattttttttttcaaaaaaaaaaaacacagttgcATCATGTAAACAAAGCCTACATGTTCATAAATGAAAAACCCATCATGCACCAATAAGAGAACTATAGCTACATCATCAGATCTTGCTGATGGAAAATTGACAACAATCATCTTATATTAGAACCTTTTAACCAATAAGATACAATCATTAAAAGTATCAAAACCATAACAAGTAGGtaaaacaatcataaaatatatatctagATACTAATTTAAATCCGCACACAAATAAACTTAGAAAATTCAATATGAATTAGGTAAGAtcattattaagaaaaaaaacatagatctaactaaatctaaaaagaaaaaagaaaaaaaaaggaggaaataaTGCCCACGACAACCTGGaattatatgttgtttttaCAAGGatgattttgttataaaaaagtgAGCGGGTACTCAAGCATCACAAAGATTCACGCATgatataagaaaagaattttcaAAGGTGTCAAAGAAAGTcacaaaacatatagaaattCTACACTATACATTATATAAAACAACATCCATCTGTTTTAAAAACTCTGTTCATGCTCTCAAGAATTCGGATTATTCAatgcttttttactttttttaatattgatccCTGTATTTTGTAAGGTTtgcaattcaataaataaaccttatttcttatcaatttcattctttaaaattattttttcatagttttatatgttttgcAATTCAGTAGCCCTTTCTATTTCCTTCTTTCTTACGGGATAACAGCGtactataattatttataatacatATCTTCATACACTTTCTCAAGGTAAAATACTGTCACATTGGTATACATTGGAATTACAAGAGAAACAAACTGATCAAACAAGTATTGAAGTAAACGCTgctctttaaataaaatactgtGAGAGGAACATGTGAGAATAGCCCGGAAAGCTTAGCTGGGTTTTGTTGCagaaaacattataaattgCCTATTTCTTGTACATGTAAAATTAAGTAGTCCGCAGGCTCTACAGACGGCTTCTAGTTCACGTTCAGATAGGAAGAAGTTGCTGCCTGATACTTGTGTGAAATTCTATAATGGATGACAAATTGATAAATTATCCACCAGCCATATAAGGGTTAAATAAGACATAAATATGATGCATGATATAGCATCCTTCAAGCAAAGCTTGTTGGATAAACTTGTATGATCTTGGGTGTAAGATTATTCCCATGTCTGAATACAGAAGATGTCATTAAACTAATTGAGCACGCTGAAACAAAGTCCCTCAGCATTGCCAGTCAAGTTCCTGGCggttactttttatttttaaatgctttatttttatactaagtGCTTGTTTATGAGTATGATAAATGTTGCTTTTCGttgagaaatatattaaaataatatattttattattttttaaaatgaaatagccagaaatactaaaaaaatattaattttaaaccaaaaaaaattcaaattttaaaaaacagtgtTTTGGCTCGTCGGCTGAAGACTTAGCGCGATCCGCAATATGATACATCGCAGAAAACGGATGAATAAGCACTATTGTGACAAATTGACTTGTATTGATTCCGTTAACAATAGCTCTACTTTTTCTATCGTATATGTCCAAAAGAGCATGTTGTCTAAAGTCCTCAAGTATAGCAGTTCAAGTTCGAAGTGAACCACATACCTGGCTTATAGGCTTCAAAAATGGGATGAAACTGAAAGGGCCATCAAGTATGTAGGTGGTAGCAACAAACACTCCTCCGGGCCTCAAAACTCGACTTACTTCGGCTACctgcaaattaaagaaatatatcaCATCATGGAATCGTAAGCTGGTAAACTTGAGCAATGTGGTATCATTTATAAGCACGCTTGTAACAGAAGCAAGTAGCAAAGGTAAATGGAGTCATTTTTAAAGCACACTTTCCATAAGCAGAATACTATAATTTTACAAGTGATGGAAAGTGAAACATATGATATCTGGCTACATGCCAAATATATAGCCAACATTCATTGTCTCATGCCCTTCAGTGTGTTTATTATCACCATAAAaccatgagaaaaaaataagagtggCCAAAAATGAAAACGAGATAGGATTTTTGCAGAAGAGAATGTCCATCAAGGCTTGTCAAAGGGGCAAGAAGTGGTACAGTAACTTGTAACCAATAAGCCAGTATTTGACAAA
It encodes the following:
- the LOC118049172 gene encoding uncharacterized protein; protein product: MDSGNSGSMQSSSGGDEEYDSRPESLPAFLNPSTHNFGPSLLSHQQPVTLFDPTPSLFHAFSQSQPNPIMVQSRGLRSDPNCTDLGINLPDSLSSSQSAVLGVQGSSQALPSSKQLRSVHDDGGRSSSPSHDQTHGIARNPKKRTRASRRAPTTVLTTDTSNFRQMVQEFTGIPAPPFSGSPFTRRLDLFGPGSGLRSGHLEPLYPLRPTAQKVHHQQTPFLSSSFPSLLNNNIVHTTNIASTSTPANNNNTISTAATSTFNPSSVNYQLPDDIGLHKQTRNLLNMQNQMLSIHPLLHPPPPPPQQLPNVPGLGVNSRASLPLPSLEELGMGHGYVNANLSGLTSHVTTEEMRLSNDGSHHNLRSLNGNYGNMQRVNSCKLNYSSASSDFHHEKGLENVSSRGTEGTVDSWICPSEFRVGDH